A window from Betta splendens chromosome 1, fBetSpl5.4, whole genome shotgun sequence encodes these proteins:
- the apbb2b gene encoding amyloid beta precursor protein binding family B member 2 isoform X6, with protein MTERKNAKAMAGGSLQERMHAGLELPLQEFPTPKTELVQNFQVLYLGMMPVARPIGMDILNGAIDSLIGSSNKEDWTPVALNVADATVTISKDKDEGEVLVECRVRFLSFMGVGHDVHTFAFIMDAGGHRFDCHVFWCEPNAGCVSEAVQAACMLRYQKCLVARPPSQKACGSSPSSDSVSRRVSTSVKRGVLSLIDTLKQKRPVTELPQ; from the exons ATGACTGAGCGAAAGAATGCCAAAGCGATGGCAGGAGGCTCGCTCCAGGAAAGGATGCACGCAGGACTAGAGCTCCCTCTACAAG AGTTCCCCACACCAAAGACTGAGCTGGTCCAGAACTTTCAGGTGCTCTACCTTGGGATGATGCCTGTGGCCAGACCAATAG GTATGGACATACTGAATGGGGCTATAGACAGTCTAATCGGTTCTTCCAACAAAGAGGACTGGACTCCAGTAGCCCTCAATGTGGCCGATGCTACGGTCACCATAAGCAAAGACAAG GATGAAGGGGAAGTGCTTGTGGAGTGTCGAGTGCGTTTCCTGTCCTTCATGGGTGTTGGGCATGATGTGCACACGTTTGCCTTCATCATGGATGCTGGAGGTCATCGTTTTGACTGTCACGTCTTCTGGTGTGAGCCTAATGCTGGATGCGTGTCGGAGGCTGTACAGGCAGCCTGTATG CTGCGGTACCAGAAGTGCTTGGTGGCTCGACCTCCCTCCCAGAAGGCCTGTGGCTCGTCGCCCTCCAGTGACTCTGTGTCCCGTCGCGTCTCTACCAGCGTGAAGAGAGGGGTACTGTCTCTCATTGACACCCTCAAACAGAAGAGACCAGTCACTGAGTTGCCACAGTAA
- the LOC114855163 gene encoding putative methyltransferase NSUN7 isoform X1: MYFFLFLLLFVYSCNMSGQTPSVTVESSDKTADDSQDDHNQETVKEPLSLVLPQLHSSLPSPAVPPSDQAFLQASLIFQQLREDRPDAHPRLRYGKKVAAPLPVCGDRATQTRAYQLAFNALKYQDLLEAVITDSCFHASQHIPGDLLPLAVVMLYDFQDRRFAVHERSPDASEEALPDVRALEAGLRRCKVKLAASLARCRVRLDLQSVSGFLPRSVRTRHRRAKRLPLCAWVNALQISVDDMCDALRGAGLSEVENIAQLHEASFCRDPLCPDALVFSHHLRELLHGHSLARSHVLNIQDRSLCVAATVLRPLLFDGYDVLVAGSFSAVTLAHVAAVAADRPGRVLVCGADHAPPHVQEMKELLTQMGIKNVRVMSAAFYGLDDWDATVKHVKVIVVLPQCSTSALSDPVSTIHSEHGDLELLTDLSNGSVSRRKIQALAAQQAKLLAHALNCESHKTRSRTHTHTHTLRRRQRQITLQRLLLIQCAVTVSLSLSLSPLCVSVSKAQTVVYCTRSVYPEENEQLVKRVLDKTHTQPKLLPFRVNGPIFPDESQPASDTPESKFFRLEPSEFTNGCFVARLSRQADPTKVESVHDVLARAAAKGLLGGILPEQSKTAKKGRNRKSRADSSPSQPSSPSSEERQTGSELAAGRDPVLPSDGGEVAFKCSEEEEERTNEEEAGERKAEKERGQRRKHKRGQRKAPKEPKQQTKGHKKKRKKSKPRRIPRLTLTLISSAQASKRLSPITAAAHKLLDDPGIQAQRAAGSGGRGPPAQAAPPAASTQARPANTEGTATDADKRAGPRQAVEIKAVTREAKATDGVLPPISSQCLVSGHSKSSSSHTSQTQLSNVSASSSSLYLPGL, translated from the exons atgtatttttttctttttttgctgctgtttgtttattcgTGTAACATGAGCGGCCAAACACCCTCTGTCACAGTGGAGTCCAGCGATAAGACAGCGGACGACTCACAAGACGACCACAACCAGGAGACCGTCAAAGAGCCTCTGTCACTTGTGCTTCCTCAGCTCCATTCATCTCTGCCCTCACCAG cCGTCCCTCCATCGGATCAAGCCTTCCTCCAGGCATCGCTCATTTTCCAGCAGCTGCGCGAGGACAGGCCGGACGCGCATCCGCGTCTGCGCTACGGGAAGAAagtggcggcgccgctgcccgTGTGCGGGGACCGGGCCACGCAGACGCGGGCCTACCAGCTCGCCTTCAACGCGCTCAAAT ACCAAGATTTACTGGAGGCCGTCATCACCGACAGCTGCTTCCACGCATCCCAGCACATT CCCGGCGACCTGTTGCCGCTCGCGGTGGTGATGCTGTACGACTTCCAGGACCGGAGGTTCGCGGTGCACGAGCGCTCGCCGGACGCGTCGGAGGAGGCTCTGCCGGACGTCCGGGCGCTGGAGGCCGGTCTGCGCAG GTGCAAGGTGAAGCTGGCGGCGTCGCTGGCCCGCTGCAGAGTCCGACTGGACCTGCAGAGCGTGTCCGGCTTCCTGCCCCGCTCCGTCAGAACCAGACACCGACGGGCAAAGCGCCTGCCGCTCTGCGCGTGGGTCAACGCTCTCCAGATCAG CGTTGACGACATGTGCGACGCGCTGCGAGGCGCCGGTTTGTCCGAGGTTGAGAACATCGCGCAGCTCCACGAGGCGTCGTTCTGCAGAGACCCTCTCTGTCCGGACGCCCTCGTCTTCTCGCACCACCTCCGCGAACTGCTTCACGGCCACAGTCTCGCCCGCTCGCACGTGCTGAACATACAG GACCGGAGCCTCTGCGTGGCGGCGACCGTGCTCCGGCCCCTGCTGTTCGACGGCTACGACGTCCTGGTGGCGGGCTCCTTCTCCGCCGTGACGCTCGCCCACGTGGCGGCGGTGGCCGCCGACCGGCCGGGCCGGGTGCTGGTGTGCGGCGCCGATCACGCGCCTCCGCACGTGCAGgagatgaaggagctgctcacgCAGATGGGCATCAAGA ATGTGCGCGTCATGTCCGCCGCGTTCTACGGTCTGGACGACTGGGACGCCACCGTCAAGCACGTGAAGGTCATCGTGGTGCTGCCCCAGTGCTCGACCTCGGCCCTCAGCGACCCGGTGTCCACCATCCACAGTGAGCACGGAG acctggagctgctgacggACCTGTCCAACGGGTCCGTGTCCAGGAGGAAAATACAGGCGCTGGCCGCCCAGCAGGCGAAGCTACTGGCACACGCTCTCAACTGTGAATCTCACAAGACAcgatcacgcacacacacacacacacacacactgagacgaagacagagacagatcaCTCTCCAAAGGCTGTTGCTCATCCAATGTGCGGttacagtctctctctctctctctctctctcccctctgtgtGTCAGTCTCGAAGGCTCAGACCGTGGTTTACTGCACGCGCTCAGTGTATCCCGAGGAAAACGAACAGCTGGTGAAAAGAGTGCTggataaaacacacactcagcccaAACTGCTGCCCTTCAG GGTGAACGGTCCCATTTTCCCAGACGAGTCCCAGCCGGCCTCCGACACACCGGAGTCCAAGTTCTTCAGGCTGGAGCCGTCTGAGTTCACCAACGGCTGCTTCGTAGCCCGTCTGTCCCGGCAG GCAGACCCCACTAAGGTGGAATCTGTGCACGATGTGCTGGCGAGGGCAGCGGCGAAGGGCCTCCTGGGTGGAATACTTCCCGAACAATCGAAAACGGCCAAGAAGGGCCGAAACAGGAAGAGCCGTGCGGATTCCAGCCCCAGCCAGCCCTCGTCCCCCTCCAGCgaagagaggcagacaggaagcgagCTCGCGGCTGGACGGGATCCAGTCCTACCTTCAGATGGCGGCGAGGTAGCCTTCAAGTGtagcgaggaggaagaggagcgcaCAAATGAagaagaggcaggagagaggaaggCAGAAAAAGAGAGGGGGCAGAGGCGAAAGCACAAACGAGGCCAAAGGAAAGCCCCCAAAGAGCCCAAGCAGCAAACGAAGGGCCACAAGAAGAAACGAAAGAAGAGCAAACCGAGGCGAATCCCTCGCCTGACGCTGACGCTCATCTCCTCCGCTCAGGCCTCCAAGCGCCTGTCTCCCATCACCGCTGCGGCGCACAAGCTCCTCGACGACCCAGGGATTCAGGCACAGCGGGCAGCCGGTTCTGGAGGACGAGGCCCGCCTGCTCAGGCCGCTCCACCCGCAGCCTCCACGCAGGCCAGGCCAGCGAACACGGAGGGGACGGCGACGGATGCAGATAAAAGAGCAGGTCCGCGTCAGGCTGTGGAGATTAAAGCGGTGACGCGGGAGGCGAAGGCAACGGACGGGGTCCTTCCACCCATTTCATCCCAGTGCTTAGTGTCTGGGCATAGTAAGAGCTCTTCATCCCACACCTCCCAAACTCAGCTGTCCAACGTGTCtgcgtcctcatcctcactctaCCTGCCTGGATTATAA
- the LOC114855163 gene encoding putative methyltransferase NSUN7 isoform X2 — MSCVTPVGRILNSEVESSDKTADDSQDDHNQETVKEPLSLVLPQLHSSLPSPAVPPSDQAFLQASLIFQQLREDRPDAHPRLRYGKKVAAPLPVCGDRATQTRAYQLAFNALKYQDLLEAVITDSCFHASQHIPGDLLPLAVVMLYDFQDRRFAVHERSPDASEEALPDVRALEAGLRRCKVKLAASLARCRVRLDLQSVSGFLPRSVRTRHRRAKRLPLCAWVNALQISVDDMCDALRGAGLSEVENIAQLHEASFCRDPLCPDALVFSHHLRELLHGHSLARSHVLNIQDRSLCVAATVLRPLLFDGYDVLVAGSFSAVTLAHVAAVAADRPGRVLVCGADHAPPHVQEMKELLTQMGIKNVRVMSAAFYGLDDWDATVKHVKVIVVLPQCSTSALSDPVSTIHSEHGDLELLTDLSNGSVSRRKIQALAAQQAKLLAHALNCESHKTRSRTHTHTHTLRRRQRQITLQRLLLIQCAVTVSLSLSLSPLCVSVSKAQTVVYCTRSVYPEENEQLVKRVLDKTHTQPKLLPFRVNGPIFPDESQPASDTPESKFFRLEPSEFTNGCFVARLSRQADPTKVESVHDVLARAAAKGLLGGILPEQSKTAKKGRNRKSRADSSPSQPSSPSSEERQTGSELAAGRDPVLPSDGGEVAFKCSEEEEERTNEEEAGERKAEKERGQRRKHKRGQRKAPKEPKQQTKGHKKKRKKSKPRRIPRLTLTLISSAQASKRLSPITAAAHKLLDDPGIQAQRAAGSGGRGPPAQAAPPAASTQARPANTEGTATDADKRAGPRQAVEIKAVTREAKATDGVLPPISSQCLVSGHSKSSSSHTSQTQLSNVSASSSSLYLPGL; from the exons ATGAGTTGTGTTACTCCCGTGGGGAGGATTCTGAATAGCGAAG TGGAGTCCAGCGATAAGACAGCGGACGACTCACAAGACGACCACAACCAGGAGACCGTCAAAGAGCCTCTGTCACTTGTGCTTCCTCAGCTCCATTCATCTCTGCCCTCACCAG cCGTCCCTCCATCGGATCAAGCCTTCCTCCAGGCATCGCTCATTTTCCAGCAGCTGCGCGAGGACAGGCCGGACGCGCATCCGCGTCTGCGCTACGGGAAGAAagtggcggcgccgctgcccgTGTGCGGGGACCGGGCCACGCAGACGCGGGCCTACCAGCTCGCCTTCAACGCGCTCAAAT ACCAAGATTTACTGGAGGCCGTCATCACCGACAGCTGCTTCCACGCATCCCAGCACATT CCCGGCGACCTGTTGCCGCTCGCGGTGGTGATGCTGTACGACTTCCAGGACCGGAGGTTCGCGGTGCACGAGCGCTCGCCGGACGCGTCGGAGGAGGCTCTGCCGGACGTCCGGGCGCTGGAGGCCGGTCTGCGCAG GTGCAAGGTGAAGCTGGCGGCGTCGCTGGCCCGCTGCAGAGTCCGACTGGACCTGCAGAGCGTGTCCGGCTTCCTGCCCCGCTCCGTCAGAACCAGACACCGACGGGCAAAGCGCCTGCCGCTCTGCGCGTGGGTCAACGCTCTCCAGATCAG CGTTGACGACATGTGCGACGCGCTGCGAGGCGCCGGTTTGTCCGAGGTTGAGAACATCGCGCAGCTCCACGAGGCGTCGTTCTGCAGAGACCCTCTCTGTCCGGACGCCCTCGTCTTCTCGCACCACCTCCGCGAACTGCTTCACGGCCACAGTCTCGCCCGCTCGCACGTGCTGAACATACAG GACCGGAGCCTCTGCGTGGCGGCGACCGTGCTCCGGCCCCTGCTGTTCGACGGCTACGACGTCCTGGTGGCGGGCTCCTTCTCCGCCGTGACGCTCGCCCACGTGGCGGCGGTGGCCGCCGACCGGCCGGGCCGGGTGCTGGTGTGCGGCGCCGATCACGCGCCTCCGCACGTGCAGgagatgaaggagctgctcacgCAGATGGGCATCAAGA ATGTGCGCGTCATGTCCGCCGCGTTCTACGGTCTGGACGACTGGGACGCCACCGTCAAGCACGTGAAGGTCATCGTGGTGCTGCCCCAGTGCTCGACCTCGGCCCTCAGCGACCCGGTGTCCACCATCCACAGTGAGCACGGAG acctggagctgctgacggACCTGTCCAACGGGTCCGTGTCCAGGAGGAAAATACAGGCGCTGGCCGCCCAGCAGGCGAAGCTACTGGCACACGCTCTCAACTGTGAATCTCACAAGACAcgatcacgcacacacacacacacacacacactgagacgaagacagagacagatcaCTCTCCAAAGGCTGTTGCTCATCCAATGTGCGGttacagtctctctctctctctctctctctcccctctgtgtGTCAGTCTCGAAGGCTCAGACCGTGGTTTACTGCACGCGCTCAGTGTATCCCGAGGAAAACGAACAGCTGGTGAAAAGAGTGCTggataaaacacacactcagcccaAACTGCTGCCCTTCAG GGTGAACGGTCCCATTTTCCCAGACGAGTCCCAGCCGGCCTCCGACACACCGGAGTCCAAGTTCTTCAGGCTGGAGCCGTCTGAGTTCACCAACGGCTGCTTCGTAGCCCGTCTGTCCCGGCAG GCAGACCCCACTAAGGTGGAATCTGTGCACGATGTGCTGGCGAGGGCAGCGGCGAAGGGCCTCCTGGGTGGAATACTTCCCGAACAATCGAAAACGGCCAAGAAGGGCCGAAACAGGAAGAGCCGTGCGGATTCCAGCCCCAGCCAGCCCTCGTCCCCCTCCAGCgaagagaggcagacaggaagcgagCTCGCGGCTGGACGGGATCCAGTCCTACCTTCAGATGGCGGCGAGGTAGCCTTCAAGTGtagcgaggaggaagaggagcgcaCAAATGAagaagaggcaggagagaggaaggCAGAAAAAGAGAGGGGGCAGAGGCGAAAGCACAAACGAGGCCAAAGGAAAGCCCCCAAAGAGCCCAAGCAGCAAACGAAGGGCCACAAGAAGAAACGAAAGAAGAGCAAACCGAGGCGAATCCCTCGCCTGACGCTGACGCTCATCTCCTCCGCTCAGGCCTCCAAGCGCCTGTCTCCCATCACCGCTGCGGCGCACAAGCTCCTCGACGACCCAGGGATTCAGGCACAGCGGGCAGCCGGTTCTGGAGGACGAGGCCCGCCTGCTCAGGCCGCTCCACCCGCAGCCTCCACGCAGGCCAGGCCAGCGAACACGGAGGGGACGGCGACGGATGCAGATAAAAGAGCAGGTCCGCGTCAGGCTGTGGAGATTAAAGCGGTGACGCGGGAGGCGAAGGCAACGGACGGGGTCCTTCCACCCATTTCATCCCAGTGCTTAGTGTCTGGGCATAGTAAGAGCTCTTCATCCCACACCTCCCAAACTCAGCTGTCCAACGTGTCtgcgtcctcatcctcactctaCCTGCCTGGATTATAA
- the LOC114855163 gene encoding putative methyltransferase NSUN7 isoform X4, with protein sequence MYFFLFLLLFVYSCNMSGQTPSVTVESSDKTADDSQDDHNQETVKEPLSLVLPQLHSSLPSPAVPPSDQAFLQASLIFQQLREDRPDAHPRLRYGKKVAAPLPVCGDRATQTRAYQLAFNALKYQDLLEAVITDSCFHASQHIDRSLCVAATVLRPLLFDGYDVLVAGSFSAVTLAHVAAVAADRPGRVLVCGADHAPPHVQEMKELLTQMGIKNVRVMSAAFYGLDDWDATVKHVKVIVVLPQCSTSALSDPVSTIHSEHGDLELLTDLSNGSVSRRKIQALAAQQAKLLAHALNCESHKTRSRTHTHTHTLRRRQRQITLQRLLLIQCAVTVSLSLSLSPLCVSVSKAQTVVYCTRSVYPEENEQLVKRVLDKTHTQPKLLPFRVNGPIFPDESQPASDTPESKFFRLEPSEFTNGCFVARLSRQADPTKVESVHDVLARAAAKGLLGGILPEQSKTAKKGRNRKSRADSSPSQPSSPSSEERQTGSELAAGRDPVLPSDGGEVAFKCSEEEEERTNEEEAGERKAEKERGQRRKHKRGQRKAPKEPKQQTKGHKKKRKKSKPRRIPRLTLTLISSAQASKRLSPITAAAHKLLDDPGIQAQRAAGSGGRGPPAQAAPPAASTQARPANTEGTATDADKRAGPRQAVEIKAVTREAKATDGVLPPISSQCLVSGHSKSSSSHTSQTQLSNVSASSSSLYLPGL encoded by the exons atgtatttttttctttttttgctgctgtttgtttattcgTGTAACATGAGCGGCCAAACACCCTCTGTCACAGTGGAGTCCAGCGATAAGACAGCGGACGACTCACAAGACGACCACAACCAGGAGACCGTCAAAGAGCCTCTGTCACTTGTGCTTCCTCAGCTCCATTCATCTCTGCCCTCACCAG cCGTCCCTCCATCGGATCAAGCCTTCCTCCAGGCATCGCTCATTTTCCAGCAGCTGCGCGAGGACAGGCCGGACGCGCATCCGCGTCTGCGCTACGGGAAGAAagtggcggcgccgctgcccgTGTGCGGGGACCGGGCCACGCAGACGCGGGCCTACCAGCTCGCCTTCAACGCGCTCAAAT ACCAAGATTTACTGGAGGCCGTCATCACCGACAGCTGCTTCCACGCATCCCAGCACATT GACCGGAGCCTCTGCGTGGCGGCGACCGTGCTCCGGCCCCTGCTGTTCGACGGCTACGACGTCCTGGTGGCGGGCTCCTTCTCCGCCGTGACGCTCGCCCACGTGGCGGCGGTGGCCGCCGACCGGCCGGGCCGGGTGCTGGTGTGCGGCGCCGATCACGCGCCTCCGCACGTGCAGgagatgaaggagctgctcacgCAGATGGGCATCAAGA ATGTGCGCGTCATGTCCGCCGCGTTCTACGGTCTGGACGACTGGGACGCCACCGTCAAGCACGTGAAGGTCATCGTGGTGCTGCCCCAGTGCTCGACCTCGGCCCTCAGCGACCCGGTGTCCACCATCCACAGTGAGCACGGAG acctggagctgctgacggACCTGTCCAACGGGTCCGTGTCCAGGAGGAAAATACAGGCGCTGGCCGCCCAGCAGGCGAAGCTACTGGCACACGCTCTCAACTGTGAATCTCACAAGACAcgatcacgcacacacacacacacacacacactgagacgaagacagagacagatcaCTCTCCAAAGGCTGTTGCTCATCCAATGTGCGGttacagtctctctctctctctctctctctcccctctgtgtGTCAGTCTCGAAGGCTCAGACCGTGGTTTACTGCACGCGCTCAGTGTATCCCGAGGAAAACGAACAGCTGGTGAAAAGAGTGCTggataaaacacacactcagcccaAACTGCTGCCCTTCAG GGTGAACGGTCCCATTTTCCCAGACGAGTCCCAGCCGGCCTCCGACACACCGGAGTCCAAGTTCTTCAGGCTGGAGCCGTCTGAGTTCACCAACGGCTGCTTCGTAGCCCGTCTGTCCCGGCAG GCAGACCCCACTAAGGTGGAATCTGTGCACGATGTGCTGGCGAGGGCAGCGGCGAAGGGCCTCCTGGGTGGAATACTTCCCGAACAATCGAAAACGGCCAAGAAGGGCCGAAACAGGAAGAGCCGTGCGGATTCCAGCCCCAGCCAGCCCTCGTCCCCCTCCAGCgaagagaggcagacaggaagcgagCTCGCGGCTGGACGGGATCCAGTCCTACCTTCAGATGGCGGCGAGGTAGCCTTCAAGTGtagcgaggaggaagaggagcgcaCAAATGAagaagaggcaggagagaggaaggCAGAAAAAGAGAGGGGGCAGAGGCGAAAGCACAAACGAGGCCAAAGGAAAGCCCCCAAAGAGCCCAAGCAGCAAACGAAGGGCCACAAGAAGAAACGAAAGAAGAGCAAACCGAGGCGAATCCCTCGCCTGACGCTGACGCTCATCTCCTCCGCTCAGGCCTCCAAGCGCCTGTCTCCCATCACCGCTGCGGCGCACAAGCTCCTCGACGACCCAGGGATTCAGGCACAGCGGGCAGCCGGTTCTGGAGGACGAGGCCCGCCTGCTCAGGCCGCTCCACCCGCAGCCTCCACGCAGGCCAGGCCAGCGAACACGGAGGGGACGGCGACGGATGCAGATAAAAGAGCAGGTCCGCGTCAGGCTGTGGAGATTAAAGCGGTGACGCGGGAGGCGAAGGCAACGGACGGGGTCCTTCCACCCATTTCATCCCAGTGCTTAGTGTCTGGGCATAGTAAGAGCTCTTCATCCCACACCTCCCAAACTCAGCTGTCCAACGTGTCtgcgtcctcatcctcactctaCCTGCCTGGATTATAA
- the LOC114855163 gene encoding putative methyltransferase NSUN7 isoform X3: protein MYFFLFLLLFVYSCNMSGQTPSVTVESSDKTADDSQDDHNQETVKEPLSLVLPQLHSSLPSPAVPPSDQAFLQASLIFQQLREDRPDAHPRLRYGKKVAAPLPVCGDRATQTRAYQLAFNALKYQDLLEAVITDSCFHASQHIPGDLLPLAVVMLYDFQDRRFAVHERSPDASEEALPDVRALEAGLRRCKVKLAASLARCRVRLDLQSVSGFLPRSVRTRHRRAKRLPLCAWVNALQISVDDMCDALRGAGLSEVENIAQLHEASFCRDPLCPDALVFSHHLRELLHGHSLARSHVLNIQDRSLCVAATVLRPLLFDGYDVLVAGSFSAVTLAHVAAVAADRPGRVLVCGADHAPPHVQEMKELLTQMGIKNVRVMSAAFYGLDDWDATVKHVKVIVVLPQCSTSALSDPVSTIHSEHGDLELLTDLSNGSVSRRKIQALAAQQAKLLAHALNFSKAQTVVYCTRSVYPEENEQLVKRVLDKTHTQPKLLPFRVNGPIFPDESQPASDTPESKFFRLEPSEFTNGCFVARLSRQADPTKVESVHDVLARAAAKGLLGGILPEQSKTAKKGRNRKSRADSSPSQPSSPSSEERQTGSELAAGRDPVLPSDGGEVAFKCSEEEEERTNEEEAGERKAEKERGQRRKHKRGQRKAPKEPKQQTKGHKKKRKKSKPRRIPRLTLTLISSAQASKRLSPITAAAHKLLDDPGIQAQRAAGSGGRGPPAQAAPPAASTQARPANTEGTATDADKRAGPRQAVEIKAVTREAKATDGVLPPISSQCLVSGHSKSSSSHTSQTQLSNVSASSSSLYLPGL from the exons atgtatttttttctttttttgctgctgtttgtttattcgTGTAACATGAGCGGCCAAACACCCTCTGTCACAGTGGAGTCCAGCGATAAGACAGCGGACGACTCACAAGACGACCACAACCAGGAGACCGTCAAAGAGCCTCTGTCACTTGTGCTTCCTCAGCTCCATTCATCTCTGCCCTCACCAG cCGTCCCTCCATCGGATCAAGCCTTCCTCCAGGCATCGCTCATTTTCCAGCAGCTGCGCGAGGACAGGCCGGACGCGCATCCGCGTCTGCGCTACGGGAAGAAagtggcggcgccgctgcccgTGTGCGGGGACCGGGCCACGCAGACGCGGGCCTACCAGCTCGCCTTCAACGCGCTCAAAT ACCAAGATTTACTGGAGGCCGTCATCACCGACAGCTGCTTCCACGCATCCCAGCACATT CCCGGCGACCTGTTGCCGCTCGCGGTGGTGATGCTGTACGACTTCCAGGACCGGAGGTTCGCGGTGCACGAGCGCTCGCCGGACGCGTCGGAGGAGGCTCTGCCGGACGTCCGGGCGCTGGAGGCCGGTCTGCGCAG GTGCAAGGTGAAGCTGGCGGCGTCGCTGGCCCGCTGCAGAGTCCGACTGGACCTGCAGAGCGTGTCCGGCTTCCTGCCCCGCTCCGTCAGAACCAGACACCGACGGGCAAAGCGCCTGCCGCTCTGCGCGTGGGTCAACGCTCTCCAGATCAG CGTTGACGACATGTGCGACGCGCTGCGAGGCGCCGGTTTGTCCGAGGTTGAGAACATCGCGCAGCTCCACGAGGCGTCGTTCTGCAGAGACCCTCTCTGTCCGGACGCCCTCGTCTTCTCGCACCACCTCCGCGAACTGCTTCACGGCCACAGTCTCGCCCGCTCGCACGTGCTGAACATACAG GACCGGAGCCTCTGCGTGGCGGCGACCGTGCTCCGGCCCCTGCTGTTCGACGGCTACGACGTCCTGGTGGCGGGCTCCTTCTCCGCCGTGACGCTCGCCCACGTGGCGGCGGTGGCCGCCGACCGGCCGGGCCGGGTGCTGGTGTGCGGCGCCGATCACGCGCCTCCGCACGTGCAGgagatgaaggagctgctcacgCAGATGGGCATCAAGA ATGTGCGCGTCATGTCCGCCGCGTTCTACGGTCTGGACGACTGGGACGCCACCGTCAAGCACGTGAAGGTCATCGTGGTGCTGCCCCAGTGCTCGACCTCGGCCCTCAGCGACCCGGTGTCCACCATCCACAGTGAGCACGGAG acctggagctgctgacggACCTGTCCAACGGGTCCGTGTCCAGGAGGAAAATACAGGCGCTGGCCGCCCAGCAGGCGAAGCTACTGGCACACGCTCTCAACT TCTCGAAGGCTCAGACCGTGGTTTACTGCACGCGCTCAGTGTATCCCGAGGAAAACGAACAGCTGGTGAAAAGAGTGCTggataaaacacacactcagcccaAACTGCTGCCCTTCAG GGTGAACGGTCCCATTTTCCCAGACGAGTCCCAGCCGGCCTCCGACACACCGGAGTCCAAGTTCTTCAGGCTGGAGCCGTCTGAGTTCACCAACGGCTGCTTCGTAGCCCGTCTGTCCCGGCAG GCAGACCCCACTAAGGTGGAATCTGTGCACGATGTGCTGGCGAGGGCAGCGGCGAAGGGCCTCCTGGGTGGAATACTTCCCGAACAATCGAAAACGGCCAAGAAGGGCCGAAACAGGAAGAGCCGTGCGGATTCCAGCCCCAGCCAGCCCTCGTCCCCCTCCAGCgaagagaggcagacaggaagcgagCTCGCGGCTGGACGGGATCCAGTCCTACCTTCAGATGGCGGCGAGGTAGCCTTCAAGTGtagcgaggaggaagaggagcgcaCAAATGAagaagaggcaggagagaggaaggCAGAAAAAGAGAGGGGGCAGAGGCGAAAGCACAAACGAGGCCAAAGGAAAGCCCCCAAAGAGCCCAAGCAGCAAACGAAGGGCCACAAGAAGAAACGAAAGAAGAGCAAACCGAGGCGAATCCCTCGCCTGACGCTGACGCTCATCTCCTCCGCTCAGGCCTCCAAGCGCCTGTCTCCCATCACCGCTGCGGCGCACAAGCTCCTCGACGACCCAGGGATTCAGGCACAGCGGGCAGCCGGTTCTGGAGGACGAGGCCCGCCTGCTCAGGCCGCTCCACCCGCAGCCTCCACGCAGGCCAGGCCAGCGAACACGGAGGGGACGGCGACGGATGCAGATAAAAGAGCAGGTCCGCGTCAGGCTGTGGAGATTAAAGCGGTGACGCGGGAGGCGAAGGCAACGGACGGGGTCCTTCCACCCATTTCATCCCAGTGCTTAGTGTCTGGGCATAGTAAGAGCTCTTCATCCCACACCTCCCAAACTCAGCTGTCCAACGTGTCtgcgtcctcatcctcactctaCCTGCCTGGATTATAA